The Branchiostoma floridae strain S238N-H82 chromosome 7, Bfl_VNyyK, whole genome shotgun sequence region GTCAGGTATGTAGAAAACTGACTGAACGAAAGTGTCGTCTATGTCATGTTTATCCAGTTGGGTTTTCATCTCAGTGAGAGGAGacagtctgtccttctgtcctcCGTTGGCGATGTACGTTCTTAACCGCAGCTCCGCTGAGATGCTGATCAGTACAGTCAAGTGGTGAGCATCTTCCTCACTGATCCGCCTTGTCTTCTGTAACTCTTCGATCCTTCCCCACACACTGGGAATCTCGATACCACAGCAAGTACTCAACACGTCGACGGCTACGCTAGGAAAACGGtatatttctttcttaacatCCAGAAGTTGCCCCGTTGGCTCAACATTAGCTAGTTGCTGAATATTATCCCTCAGTACTAGCATTGCTGACAGTCGTCCAAGATCAGCTGAACGATCTACGCTTCTGTTGACTCTGTCCGCATATTCGTCCACCAAAGACTCGTCTCCTGTTAAGTAGGTCACCCGTCTGAGGATGTCTGACAGGTGATAGCCTTCCGCCAGGGCAATGTGCAGATCTTGATATTCCGCTAACTTTGCAGGAGTCTGGATGAGACTAACGGGATCCTTGGTTCTGGTTTTGTCTCTTCCAAAAGGAGTCTTAGAAGCCCACGGCATGAAACCGTCGAAGGCGAAGCCGCGAGGTGTGACGGAGTCAAAGAACCAATCTTTCTCTGGGTCTTCCGAGAGGAAGTCGTTGAGTGACGGGATGgccatggctgggaggatggtTTCCCCAAGGTTGATGACTTTTAGATGTAAGTAGTGTGTGAGGTTTAGGAAGTACCTccgtgtatcatcatcatccttcccttcctcaatcagaatggcgaactccaggtcgGAATATGGCGTGACCAGTTCTGTGGCCTGTGACCCCAGCCCGATGAAAGCGTACTTACACGGAGGAGGACCAAGCTTTGCAATACATTCATCTGTCAGTACTTGGATGAACTCTTGTCTGTCAGCTGTGATCGTCTTGAACAAGTTCTTGATAGCTTCAGCTCGTTTGATCTCTACTTCTCTCACGACGGGATCATCTTCATCAAACTGATAAGGGTTGTGTTCCTGATGAATTGTGTCTAGCTGAGATTTTACCCGGGCGCGCATGTTGTCCAGCTCCTTTATGTGATCTAACGCGCTGCTGTACGGACACGGTTCACAGTGTATGTTACAGGTCTTCCTAAGAAACTGCCTCTCTGTTTCTTGCAGCCTTGttaccatgttttgtttgtctccaTCTGTCCGTGCCATGGAGGCGTTATACAGAGCTGCTGCCTGTGTGAATGCCCTACCTTCTTCTGTCCGCTTACCCCGCTCGACGTAGACGTCACCCAACCTGCACAGGCAGTCGGCTTCTCTGGCCTTGTCGGGCTTATAGCGATCTGTAGGAATAACGTCGAATGATATCAGGATTAGTCAAGCTGCATTCTGCTGTGTTCTATCGCTATATTGAAGGCTAATGTTTTAAGTAGCAAAAATATGGACAAGATTTATTGTACAAATAACATTTCAATTTGTAATTTCAATAATATCAATATTATCTAACAAATATAACACGTAAAgcttaacaaaacaaaacaaaacctgaCATAATACTGGAGATTAtaattttaatttgtttgggtACTCGGCTGCAACAGTAGCTTCAAATAAGACGACGTGTTATGattatatgataatgtataACAGACCGTGAACCAGCTTCAGGGCGGCTGCCAGGTTCTGCTCTGCTGCGTCCAGGTCTCCATTTCCCACGTCACGGTCTGCCGTCTGGAGGTACCTGTGGTAGGAGCTGACCGAGAAAACAAACGTAATGTGGTAGGAGCTGAAACCGACCAAACAAATCATTGTCTGCTCACTTTAACGGACTGAAATGATTTTGAATGAAAAGAGCAGTCCTCATGAATCCATCCATTGaaattaaaacaacaaaacaactacTTTCTCCTTCCTTAAACGGAAATGAGTTCTGCGAAGAAGTAAAGAGAATCTTTTATGCATCCATCTATTCGTATCGGTACATTAATTGCTCTGTCAAAACAGTTCTTCTTGAAATCGTTGTAAATCAACAgtatacacaaaaaaacattaagaaaaTGCCCAAAACAACGAATGAGCACCAGCCTTCCCTGCACCTACTTGTAACGTCGGCACATTTCGTCATTGATAACGtcgctagagggcgcagctAAGAAGGGCGCGAAGTGGTCCTTCCGCTCTCGTTGTCGCTGCGCGCGTTGGGAATGACAGGAAGTCATGTACATGGAACACAGGTCATTCATTagaaatagatgaataaatcaatgaataaatcattcagtcattaaataaatagatgaataaatgaatgaatgaaccaaCCCCAAACTCAGATTATTACATTAGTTTTGCATACGGTGCGAATAAAACGTCACCCTGCTTAACTCAGAAATTAAAAGGAGTCGGAGTCCAGCGTGTGTCGTGTTCGTTGCAGGTACGTCACCGGTGATTAATGTAAAGTCGTTAACGAATTGTGGAACTTCCCATCAACCCCCGATGTCTGTTTTGACACTAATTAGGTAATTGACctcaatatttacataatctatgcctGGTGATGTGATCTCACAATTTACTTCCAATGGTAATAATGATTATTAGTAGAAATGTAGACATGATTTTTCATGTAGTGAAATATTGCTGCTTTTATCACTCACCTTGTTTCTAGTTGTGATTTCCTGCCTGATTTTTGCGGTGTGCAGTAAGCGGTGGACAAGGGCAACTGTTCCCAGTACGTTGTGACACCGCGCCAGTGCCTTGTTGTACAGAGCGGAAGCCCTGGTCAAGTCTCTAGTgtctctagtttctgttcctcttttcaggtacacgtcaccgagacttttcatcgcttctgtttctaacatgctgttgtcgtttactattccatctaccatcaactgtgcgtatccaaccagcacAGAGTCTGTGTTACCACCGGCAGCCCATTTCTTGTCCAGGACTTGACACTTTATAGCCACCTGTGCAGGTGTAACCGTCTGTTCAGTTGACTGCTCCAGACCCTGTGGCCCCTTTGACGACACCCCTTGTAAAAGCCTCTCCGTGTATTCgtatcggtgttctataccttctccctgTTCCCGATGGTTACACCGGACCACAGCAGCCACgtaaagcgccaaggccatgttgaacttcCCTACGTCCTTCCCGAGccttcccttctccaagttcacgtcgcccagacttttgagcatctccacttccgccagcctgtccatgtcagccatggcgtccaccagagcacggaggtagcctgtctccgcacgggctagtccgtacctcctgcccttcgcgtccgcctcacggagtttctcacagaccctcaacatggcggacggcTAAGAGAACACCTGTAAAACTGCTAATCTTCACCTTGCATTAGCTTCGTGAGTCACCACGAAAGCGGAAGTCCCCAGGTGTGACGTCATCTGATAAGCGGGGGAGTCTGGGATGGGGGATTCCCCATTTGGAAGGTTCCATTGACAAATGATAGAGGAAAGATGGGGGACTTTCGTCCTATTGTCCACTATAGCCTCATATGACTTGAAGGAATCAAAATTACTTTCGAAAATGAGGACGCTTATTAACGTTTTACGTGAGTTTCTCACCgaccctcaacatggcggaaTTGTGCAAAGAAACGGATGTCTGTAATAAACATTGGCACACTTCTACACCTTGACTAGCTTTTAGCTTTATCATATGAATGTAAAGAAATCCAAGTTCAATGTCGTttaacatgaatgaatgaatgaaagtgaACCATTGTTCTGCAGGTGTGTTCTATATGGATGCCCGTTGACCCCGTTCCCATGGAGACGTGTGTGCAGTTCGTGCGCGGGTCGCAAGGGTGGGGCTGGTTCTACCCCAGGAAGTTCGCCACCACGCTCAACTACAGTCTGACGGGGGCCGACACAGGCAGCAAGACTTTCCGGGATGTCCCGGATATAGACGGGGACAGGGAAAAGTACGATATCCTCACCTGGGACGTGCAGGTATGTTTCACCTGGTCAAGTCCTGatcgatatacatgtacatgcatatataaaTGCATACAAATATAAGAAACGTGCACGATGCGCCGTCGTTTTCTGTTCTAAGCTGTTCTGACCACGGCACGTGACGTCTCGCGGTCTGAGTGATTGGTCATTCGAAACTGAGGAAGGCCGAAGTTTCTTGGTGTCGCCGGAACTCAGTTTAGCTGTTTACAAGGTGATGttgtttatctatctatttgtttgtttgtttgtagcccGGAGACTGCATCGCCCACGAACCCGTCCCCGGCCCTGCCCAGGGTTGTTTACTGTGTGacgtagtttgtttgtttgtttgtttgtagcccGGAGACTGTATCGTGTTCCACATGAAGACCCTACACGGCGCGCCCGCCAACCCGTCCCTGTCTCTGCGCAGGCGCGTGGTCTCCACACGGTGGGTGGGAGATGACGCAGTGCTGGCCGAGAGGCCCTGGGAAGTCTCtccgccaatcacaggtgagtttgggaagtctctccaccaatcacaggtgagtttgggaagtctctccgccaatcacaggtgagtttgggaagtctctccgccaatcacaggtgagtttgggAAGTCTCGCCGCCAATCATAGGTGAGTTTGTGAAGTCTTTCAACCAATCACAGGTCAGTTGGGGAAGTCTCTCCACCAATCACAAGTGAGTTTGGGAAGTCTCTCCACCAATCACAGGTGGGCTATCACTGGAGTTTCGAGTCGGCGTTTGTCCCCTTTGCGTCGGAGAAATGTGGAGAAGTTTCAAGAGAATTTCTCAGGTGGAATGAATctataaatattgtacatagcgtttgtcttctctgtcatggcCAGTGGAAGAGTggagctcttcagtgagctgaacTGACCATGTTCTGTCCTCCACAGGGGGTCTTACATTCGGCGACAAGATGGCGTGCGACACCTTCCCGCTCATCTGGAAGCGAGACTGAGACTGACAAACTTTCTATCAAtacgtcatctccaagcagatgttggaagtaATGCCGTCAGTCCATACTTTTTAGCGCAACAATTGATGAGAAGACGTGATGACGACACACTCATGCCCATAGCTTATGTTCGTGTCGTCATCAAAACAAAAGACTTTACAAAAGTACAtagaaacaaaaaagacaagCAAAGCACCAGAAGTAATGTGAGATAAACAGCAAAGCTGCCAAACTCATATAGAAtttaagaaaaatgatatttgtatACAGGTAAATTGTTTGCCGGTTCcgtattttattgattttttattCTTTAACTTGATCATAACAAGTAGCTAtgataattttgaaatattgataataataatacaacTGTGCAATGGCGGTCAGAAGCGTAAAAGCGTATATATCGATCACCCTTTAACAAGGAACTATCTCCTTAATCCACatgaaataaatcaaataaagcAGCATATTACATATATACTACATCGACCTGGAATGGAACAAATGCTACAAAGACGATAGTTATCTAATATAATGGTTTGCTTTGaattgaatgttttctgtaagaccagtgtagcagactgtgtgtaAGAGTAATCATTATGTACTCAttcccttatatggaatatctgctgtaagaccggtgtagcagactgtgtgtgagagtcaccattatgtacacctgcccttatatggaatatctgctgtaagtCCGGTGtaacagactgtgtgtgagagtcaacattatgtacacctgcccttatatggaatatctgctgtaagtCCGGTGtaacagactgtgtgtgagagttaGCATTATGTActcctgcccttatatggaatgtttgctgtaagaccggtgtaacagactgtgtgtgagagtcaccattatgtacacgtgcccttatatctgtatctgtatctgtatctatatagccagtataaccgccattcggcgtaacacaccagcttcgcaggcacgcggcgcggcagcagctggttatattacactgaacgatccgtgcacacctaacttttgcacatctgtctgcaagcgttctttaaaactatccagagaagatgcccctactgtacttggcgataacaaattccaatctacgatagttctgggaaaatacgaatatttgaacacatcaatcctagcttggaaactctggtacttgaagtcatggctgtttcttgttcttttttgagctggtattagatacttatcagttggtacgtccaccagcttattggtcattttgtacatcatgcaaagtctggacattttccttctgtcttcaagtgatgtccactgtagatctgttttcattttggtaacactagcatccctgttgttagttgtttgtacagaatcgggcagcttggttctgtaccctttcaagtttatctttgtctttctttgtatacggatcccatactgttgcagcatattcaaggttaggtcttaccagtgacgtgtatgcaagtgattttaccctggctgggcatgcccacaagttacgtttgatcactcccaatgtctgtttagccttggttgttattttgttaacatgcacaccccacttcagcccagttgttaacgtaacacctaggtatgggtggctttttgtggttgctaatgtctgaccacaaaactggtaaggggacacatttggtgtgcgtttgttcgttatatggaatatctgttGTAATaccggtgtagcagactgtgtgtgagagtcaccattatgtacacctgcccttatatggaatatctgctgtaagaccggtgtagcagactgtgtgtgagagtcaccattatgtacacctgcccttatatggaatatctgctgtaagaccggtgtagcagactgtatcctatttgtcctggtcatctatccgccctccgttataaagtgatggggaatcgtcgtctggagcctGAAGTCACCTATGCGCTGAGACGACCGCCTAAAAGCGGGCGTCTAATTCCGCGCAAAGCAGAAAAACTTACCGAGGGCTGGGCGGGTGGgtcgcttcaggctccagacgtgGTCGGAGGGCGGCCTGATGACTGACGAGATGCCTCTAATCTGCATATTTATACAATGGATGGATCACGTGTCTAACATCCGGGCGAATAGGCGaccagaataaatagtatcctatttgtcctggtcatctatccgccctccgttataaagtgatggggaatcgtcgtcttccgcctttgcccTCTCTGGCTTCAGAGCCTTTCCTTTCCTGTCACCTAATATCTTCCTCCGAAGACACTCTCCTAAGATATCTTCTCACTCCTTTTCCTGTTCACTCTTTCAAATCATCTCCTAACTTGTCCCTCTCTCAACTTCCCATCCTTATCCTCGCTCTTTCACATTTCTTCTCCCCTTACTCATCTTATCCCTTTCTTATTCCTCTCGAGTTGTCACCCTCACTTCATCTTGCCCTTCTCTAGACTTTATCGCTACGTAAAACCAAACATTCCTAAGTATTCTCTCTCGTTTACCCAACGCTAATCTACCCACTCTAATCTTACACATCGGTCAAACCATGAAGAGAAAACCAAACAAAACTGAACCGTGCTCTGCACTGCATCCGGTAAATCAGCGCTGTGCGATACAAAATCATTTGTGCACAAACGCACGTCAAGCTGCTCACCTCTGTCCTCTAAGCCCGTTTCCCGCGCACACTCATTAGCCAGGCCTCAGTCCGGCCCAGGACCTTACGCGTTTCCGCCTAACAAGtcatccagccttccgcggaaacccATCGCACTGGATTAAGTCACAAAAGTAGGAAAAAAACGTACAATACTTCTCGGATCCtccagctttccgcggaaccccttcgcactggatgTCGTCACAGTGTGTCACGAGAGAAAcgtgaacaattttttttttcggatcgCCCAGCTTTCAGCGGAAACCCGTCGCGCTGGAAGTGCCACACCGGCTAAAAAACAACTACATACTTTTCGGATCATTCAGCTTTCCGCGGCACCCcgtcgcactgaatgatatGCCATCGTACTGAGAAAAGATACACCGTCTTACACCTTCTAGAATTCCCGCAATGGAAAGACGTTAGAAACGAGCGGATAAGTCGACTTGTTAATCACAAGGACGTCAGGCTAAAACAGGGTTACTCGAGTAATTCCGAACAATCCAGCATTccgcggcaccccatcgcactggaaaaCGACATTTCAAAAATCAAGAGAGGAAAGGGGGAAAAACTGCCTAACAGGGAAGCAAAAAAGACTCACAGTCCGTTCCTTGAGCTGCCGGTGAAGTTGGATGAGCTGGCGGGCTGGGCGGTGTTAGGGACCGGAGCGCCGGCCAGGCCTGATCCTCAAAACTGCTGTTCCTCAAAGCGCTGCGTCCTGAGGCCACCTCCTCGGATTCCCCggtatctgttttcaacaacttTAAAGAGTAAAAGAAACAAGgtttacaacaaaaacatcacagcctaacagGTTCCTGGCGTGTCTTGACTCCTCTCTGCTGCTGTTGCTTGTGCCACCGAAAGGTCCCATGGCCGCACATCTGGCACGTGCATCTGGCGAGTTGATGGTGGCGCGTCCCGGAACTGGGCGGTGGTGTGTCCCGCGCATTCCTGTGTCGGAGGGGGAGAGCGTCAGACCTGtatgaacaacacgtgaaccatgAGACAGTGGGAAGGGACGGGTGCCGCCCAGCCCCCCACAAGCGGTCTAGGGTGCCGCGTACGCGGTTAGGACTGGGCCACGCGTGTCCACAACTCAGCCATCACGCCTTACAGGtgcacactcatacacatgcaaactAAAACAATGGTAGCAGACAACCCCATACACAGCCTCGACGTTCAAACTAggaatgcaaaagaaaaaattCTACCTGGCCAGAAGACGGAAAAGACACCCAAATCGTACCAACTGCAGCCTTCCAAGCTCAGATGGGTTGGCTGAACGCTACGCCAGGCTCTCCCAGAAGGGTGACATGTAATCCTAAAACAAAAGAACCAAGGGGGGTCGCCATCTTGCCTCCTGGATCATGCCATTGTCGTCCTCTGTTCCTGCCTGAAAAATTCACggaaatcagaaaatgacataaaatctgGAAACTCGTTCTGCTCCACGCCTCAGCATTAAATGCCAACACCCACAGCTTTCTTGCGCAAAGGAATAGAGTGCTAGTGGATACCAAAACATAGCGAGGACAAAAGAATTCCGGAGAATCACCAGCTCGCCATGTGGGCaccaactatctgcttggagtggCTGTCGGGTCCTGCTCGGAAAACATACATAAGGTCACGAAATCACACAACAATCGCTCAGCTCCACGCGGAGCCAAAACGCCAACGTGAACTAAAAGCGTCCTAAACTCGACCAGGCCTAGGATAAAAGGGAAGAAACTGTAAAACGAGAAAAAAGGTGCAAGGCAGCCGTCCTCTGCACCAGGCTCTTTCCTGCCCCGCCGCTCAGAAGCTCATACATACGAATATGCGATAGAAATGCAAATTAGAACGAACAGCCGGCACTCAGAAATTCCAGGCATGCTAGAAGAAAATCACAACCGGCGAGAGAATATATCAAGAAAGGTCGCTCCGAAGCTCTGAAATACGCAACAATACAcgaaaagaaattttaaaatacgGGAGAAGCGCAGAAAATGTACCGACCGACCACTGGAAACCGACACCAAACCTTCCGTGGGAAGAACAAACGTCGACCTGACGGTAACCACGCCGTGGCAGCCGGAGTCCTCGGGTTGCCTCGTACCACCCTGCGGCGCCCAAACGCAAATCTTGCCGCCGCGGGAAGTTTTGTCTGCTTTGCGAAGGAGCCGTCGCTTCAGCTCCAGCCGTTGTTGGAGGCGGCCTGATGACTGACGAGATGCCTCTAATCTGCATATTTATACAATGGATGGATCACGTGTCTAACATCCGGGCGAATAGGCGACCAGAATAAAtagtgtgtgagagtcaccattatgtacacgtgcccttatatggaatatctgttGTAATaccggtgtagcagactgtgtgagagtcaccattatgtacacgtgcccttatatggaatatctgctgtaagaccggtgtagcagactgtgtgagagtcaccattatgtacacctgcccttatatggaatatctgctgtgagaccggtgtagcagactgtgtgtgagagtcaccattatgtacacctgcccttatatggaatatctgctgtaagaccggtgtaacagactgtgtgtgagagtcaccattatgtacacctgcccttatatggaatatctgctgtgaGACCGGTGTAACAGaatgtgtgtgagagtcaccattatgtacacctgcccttatatggaatattggctgtaagaccggtgttgcagactgtgtgtgagagtcaccatcatgtacacctgcccttatatggaatatctgctgtgagaccggtgtagcagactgtgtgtgagagtcaccattatgtacacctgcccttatatggaatatctgctgtaagaccggtgtaacagactgtgtgtgagagtcaccattatgtacacctgcccttatatggaatatctgctgtgaGACCGGTGTAACAGaatgtgtgtgagagtcaccattatgtacacctgcccttatatggaatattgGCTATAAGACCGGTGTtgcagactgtgtgtgagagtcaccattatgtacacctgcccttatatggaatatctgctgtgaGACCGGTGTAACAGaatgtgtgtgagagtcaccattatgtacacctgcccttatatggaatatgtGCTGTAATACCGGTGTtgcagactgtgtgtgagagtcaccattatgtacacctgcccttatatggaatatctgctgtgaGACCGGTGTAACAGaatgtgtgtgagagtcaccattatgtacacctgcccttatatggaatatctgctgtaagacgGGTGTAACAGACTGTttgtgagagtcaccattatgtacacctgcccttataagTCAAACACGTAAATGAATAACGTACTTGGGGTCAATAACCCTTGACACAGTCACGGCTGTCGCTTCAGACGAAGGGAGACTTGAACTGGCGGCTGTCAATGGTACTGCAGCCAAACGTCCGAGTTTTCTATCTCGTTCATCTGTAGAGTCGTTCTCACAACTTCCTTGCCGTTTAAGACGACCTGTGTCTGTTGGACAATGTTATATGTATCCATATAACTGGTACGTACGTGTGTAAATACTGCATATCAAAGTGGATACAATATCTCAGCATAAACCATGTTTGTAGTGTagctcactctcactcacttgTCCCACACACGTGTATTATCTGCAcgtcaaacttaaataaatAGCACTGACAGCTTTGTGTACGAATTGAACAAAGCCTCAGACTGAATTTTAAAAGTCGGTCATGGTGACTCGGGTATTCCTTATCCCGCCATCTGAAGGTATTTGCCCGGTACTAGAACTAACCAGAATAGAAGACTGTCTCTTGCTGGCCATGTAGCACGTCATGAGGAGATGGCTGTCAAAGttctcctctgggaacctgacGCGAAGAGAAAAGGGGGGCAACCAAACCTGACACTCACGAAAGTATTGGAGAAGGAGGTCGGTCTAAAGGACTACAATTTGCCAGCTGCCATGAGAGATACATGGTCGGAcatcgttaatggcacctcatatgagaaTGAACTGTGGTACCACTTCGGTGGTAtcgctaatggagatcctaataaaacaaacaaacaaactaaactgaactgaacaacaTGTCTGCATAAACCATGTTTGGAGTGTAgttcacactcactcactcgtcccGCGCTCGTGTATTATCTGCACGTCATACCTAAATAAATACCACTGACAGCTTTGTGTACGAGTTGAACAAAAGCTCAGAGTGAATTTTAAAAGTCCCTTCCCTCATCGGGCACGGTAACTCGGGTATTTCTTATCCCGCGATCTGACGTTGTTTGTCCGGTACCAAAGTCCAGTTGGTGCAGTAAACTTGTAGTCAGCACAAATTCGTTATTAAACGCTGCAGGCCACCCAGCGTACGGATGGACACGGAATCTCTAAACGTGAGAACCTCAATTTTATGTACTTTTATCTATACGCTAATTTCCTCAGTAACCCTCTGTCGTTTATATAGACCGTTTAGTACGTAACTTTCTGTAACTGTAATACCTCCCTCATATGTAGggaaaatcgatcggacaacgagtctgcgagctctaaattacgaggaagCATGACACTAATGCCGAccaagaaatggcagagttcccctcttcccatcagggtcatgcctcctcgtaattttgaGCTCGctgactcgtcgtccgatcgattttcgctacatgtgagggggtattaggggcgcagtcacataggtcgtgcgatcgtcgtacgatttgatgccatgggattttcaagcaggccgtgacagaaccaaccacagacatggatccaaaacagcattttgtgtaccaagacagttgaactttgtaggagacgtacatttttgtcctctaAAATGCATAAAAGTAGCGATCGATTAGCACTGAACTTGGAAAATTAGATCGATAAACATCTTTTGACGTAACTGCAAGGTGTTTGGTTCAggagccagaggtcctgggttcacaTCCTGTCATGCTACGAATGTTGTACCCTgggtaaggcctacgtcacatttccaaaccggggcgtGGCCGAacagctttcgggagcaaaaaaaatgatatacgaggggtgatcaataagttctcggcctaactcagaaataataagcacaactcaaattttgaggcacaactttatagtatgaagccttttatcattatcctccaaattacaaatcattggagtcattactttccaggcattcgttttatgcaaattagaaggtaagtggcgagaaaaaagtgatgtgaattgtgatcagacatgtgtgggtcgagttccccatgccgtaaattaacaaaagacattgtca contains the following coding sequences:
- the LOC118419175 gene encoding uncharacterized protein LOC118419175 isoform X2; protein product: MDSQTAIFYHEHVLTKDPGTYKTTPWHHDQSYYPVDGDKVCSIWMPVDPVPMETCVQFVRGSQGWGWFYPRKFATTLNYSLTGADTGSKTFRDVPDIDGDREKYDILTWDVQPGDCIVFHMKTLHGAPANPSLSLRRRVVSTRWVGDDAVLAERPWEVSPPITGGLTFGDKMACDTFPLIWKRD